A DNA window from Leptolyngbya sp. KIOST-1 contains the following coding sequences:
- a CDS encoding sodium:solute symporter family transporter — protein sequence MEEANIQFELTGLDLGILVAYVIGVLAIGFWVGRKKEDQESFFLGGRGSHWFLIGFALMAANLSGTSYVGLAGAGYEDGISVWNYEWMATLVLCFFAVFILPYYLHSKISTMPEFLEKRYDARSRLLFSGFSIFTAMFIDSAGAMYAGAITLQLLFPDIGLFWLIVAIATLGGIYVLLGGLSAVMVTDTIQGILLLTAGGLIFFVAFSELGSWQAVVDAAPPDGFTVFKPADDDFLPWPGVFTGVLWLGIYYWITNHVVVQKVLSARNVNDGRWGALFCGLMQLPLLFLLILPGTMGRALYPDLPDPDMVWPAMAFDLLPVGLRGLVLAALVAALMSTLDSALNGTSSLVTNDFVRKLRPGASERRLLYYGRITIAVLMVLAVIWAPQIANFPTIVEYFQSFLGHITMPVVTVFLGGLFWRRATRDAAFYTLAVGIPVGITMFVLGEFLELYDLQFLYATGLLLLFSLLIFVGVTLLTPAPEADAIAELTWSSSTWHDETRDLAGIPWWQNYRYMALTLVIGTLAMVAFFT from the coding sequence ATGGAAGAAGCCAATATTCAGTTTGAGTTGACCGGCCTAGATCTCGGCATTCTCGTCGCCTACGTGATTGGGGTGCTGGCCATCGGCTTTTGGGTAGGCCGCAAAAAAGAGGACCAGGAGAGCTTTTTTCTGGGCGGGCGGGGCAGCCACTGGTTTTTAATCGGGTTTGCCCTGATGGCGGCCAACCTGTCGGGCACCTCCTACGTGGGCCTGGCTGGGGCAGGCTACGAAGACGGCATCAGCGTCTGGAACTACGAGTGGATGGCCACCCTGGTGCTGTGCTTTTTTGCGGTGTTTATTTTGCCGTACTACCTGCACTCCAAAATTTCCACCATGCCGGAGTTTTTAGAGAAGCGGTATGACGCGCGATCGCGGCTGTTGTTCTCCGGTTTTTCGATCTTCACAGCCATGTTTATCGACTCCGCTGGCGCGATGTATGCCGGAGCCATCACCCTGCAACTGCTGTTTCCCGACATCGGCCTGTTTTGGCTAATCGTGGCGATCGCCACCCTAGGCGGCATCTACGTTCTGCTCGGCGGTCTGTCCGCCGTCATGGTCACCGACACCATTCAGGGGATTTTGCTACTCACCGCCGGTGGCCTGATCTTCTTTGTCGCTTTCTCAGAACTGGGCTCCTGGCAGGCGGTGGTGGATGCCGCTCCGCCCGATGGCTTTACGGTGTTTAAGCCCGCAGACGACGACTTTTTGCCCTGGCCGGGGGTCTTTACCGGCGTGCTGTGGTTGGGCATTTACTACTGGATTACTAACCATGTGGTAGTGCAAAAGGTGCTGTCGGCCCGCAATGTCAACGACGGTCGCTGGGGGGCGCTGTTTTGCGGCCTGATGCAGCTGCCGCTGCTGTTTCTGCTGATTTTGCCCGGCACTATGGGCCGCGCCCTCTACCCCGACCTGCCCGACCCCGACATGGTGTGGCCCGCTATGGCCTTTGACTTGCTGCCCGTGGGCCTACGGGGGCTGGTGCTGGCCGCCCTGGTAGCGGCGCTAATGTCTACCCTGGACTCGGCCCTCAACGGCACGTCATCCCTGGTAACCAACGACTTTGTCCGCAAACTCAGACCGGGGGCCAGCGAGCGGCGGCTCCTCTACTACGGCCGCATCACCATTGCGGTTTTGATGGTCCTGGCGGTGATTTGGGCACCGCAAATCGCCAACTTCCCCACCATTGTTGAGTATTTTCAGTCGTTTCTCGGCCACATCACCATGCCCGTGGTGACGGTGTTTTTGGGCGGCCTGTTCTGGCGGCGGGCCACCCGTGACGCGGCATTCTATACCCTGGCGGTGGGCATTCCGGTGGGCATTACCATGTTTGTGCTGGGGGAATTTTTAGAGCTCTACGACCTGCAATTTCTCTACGCCACCGGGCTGCTGCTGCTCTTCAGCCTGCTGATCTTTGTGGGGGTGACGCTGTTGACCCCTGCGCCCGAGGCCGATGCGATCGCTGAGTTGACCTGGTCAAGCTCCACCTGGCACGACGAAACCCGCGACCTGGCAGGCATCCCCTGGTGGCAAAACTATCGCTATATGGCCCTGACCCTGGTGATCGGCACCCTGGCCATGGTGGCGTTCTTTACCTAG